The window GTAAAACAATGGCTATACAAGAACATtgtgtagtaatgacataaataatgagaggtaaaaCCAGCGTGGGTGATATAAGTCATAAAATCTCTCAAAGGATAAacataaggacacatgtatatatagttatcaactggcatagttatagACTTTGAAATGCTCATCTAGCTCCCCCCAAAATAGGTgggaaacacagtacaatgtcaagatacaggagcaggagaatgacacttttctttcattgttttcctgcgtgagaaaaaaaaactaccttgcctGTGACTTCCTTGCATCCTGTCGCCTCGTCTGAACaatcaaataatcgtgcaggacagagttccttcTAAGAAGGTAGCAcacgacgacgagactgacgaacatcagaaccattggcacaaaaaatccagggtacaagtaggtgaggtgcaagtattcaggcagcgtttcctcctgggtttctgcaaactctgtttcgtttgcaaaagacaatgaattaaagGAATTAGTCACacaagagatgctggagaagtgaatgttatcgaaagaccgcagaggaaacactcgatgggaaatattggcagtGAAAACCAAACGGATCCGTGAAGgatacgttgttatgttagtggagcggatatagcatgcttccgctatggcatagtgaccaattacctgttgataagtggtaccctccgggcagattactgatacatagaaggactgaggaaagtagaaataatgtaaaccatgaaagttcttatggaaaacaggtgttgggggtagttgcttgtaagggcacagggaaagagcgtcagacgcgttcaccctggtgagggcgatctcacacactcctccccgaacaggtaggaaggcaaaaagagatgcCGAGCAATAGAATCGCTTGAAGACCATCTCCTTGCAATATTTCAAGAGTGAGTAGCTTCCCGTTGAATAAAGAGCGAAATCCTTTGCAagtaagacaagagacggggtcgtgtccagggttaacacactgtccttagcggagaAGGGGAATGTAACAGTTTCATGTGCCTCAAACACATCTGCCGTCTGGAACGGAACATGAATAattatggcatcgggcgtgaggctggactcaatcaaagggtaaaaatattgactcatgtctgggttgtacaatggcttgagactataattttgatactcgatatggatagtcgttctcaaatcgtgtagaggaaacaaggcaggtgggactctaccgtgcgccgcatctaccatgttgctaataacctgctgattcgcCGTTGTGACAGATTCAATGACGTTGtccagtacatgcaaggcctgatctagaagGAGAAACTGATTTACCTGGtctatctgcttgacaactatttTGACAATTTCTGCCATCTTATTCGTTtactctagcagttcctcaatgtgagtatgcaatcgcgcaagttttttacaattggcgttgattacTCTGCGATTctgggcagcaaaggaaagtacgcGATTGTAGTgatcccgcaaatcgcgcacgtcctcgtcggttgccgtaccgaataggaactttgaggcggaccccacgatgttgagcagccccctctttacccgagagtgaactgagtgaaagctATAGTCCTTGTCTACGTCATCAACTTTttcccgtaagaacagaatcctatcctccagtagttgaaaaagatccagagagttagtactagaaggtgcctttgactccctagtcctggttgcccgtatggcgtctgccatgccgagtagtttttctgagactatcctgactgtgtctgtggtgttggtcaaggaagtatatgggtatttcacgaggagcacatcttctatgaggaagacctctcctatgtgtgccgtgagggcgccaggcttcaggtggatgggtgttgttgcaagtagggagccgaggtacaacaagatgatcagaaaacgcagcatcatgatctgaaagtggtgggaatgaagtttttaaactcgtggtctcaagttatagctatgggtgggggtattatcttgttgaacatttgacccCGAAGGGGAATTTACAATgtcaaggtccaagggtgaggaaattactttcagacgatcactgtgaacttctagactgactccactatttggttcaagaacctcgaacctatttcccctgatattccgaacaactcggtaaggacccacaaatttagcccccagttttgaactcctttccgcttgcttaatcattactgtgtcaccctcttttatttccaccgggacggccctTTTGTGTTGGTTTGACATCATTTCAGCCTTTGTAGCTTTTAACTTACTCCTCACCTCTGAGTgtattttagaaaaaaatatgcatctgctgttgcgcgtacttatcaatgttatagaaaggttggtgtggttttgttaggaggtcgtacggaagacgtttttcCACCCCATATAGGATGTAGTAGGGAGATTTTCCCGTAGAATCGTTTacagacgtatttatggaagcggctatttgTGATAGCCAATcttcccagttatcgtggagatcgttcacgataggtctgaggacctgtaagattttccgatttgccctctccgccaacccattagcagctgggtggtaagctgtgatgaaggattgctttATGTTAAACTGAGTGCATATTTCGTCCAATACCGTGTTTCTAAACTCGgtaccattgtcactcaaaagaattcgaggagacgaatggggacacaacacgtgagtcacgagggcatgtgccacgcgtgtggctgtcttgtccttgagaggcgctagaactaggaacctagagaactggtcgacgcacactaataagtagcgcgaaccatgttggctctgggggagctgtaataagtctatatttacaacatcccatggcgcctctggtactgggtattgcaacataggtgctggccctttcacggaccccttgtgcttagcacaaacgacgcattgtgcgacatatttttctacatcaacccgtaatgtgggccagtagtatttctgtctggtgacagacagtgtcttgtcccttcctgggtgacccgcaatgggtgtgtcatggaccagcttaagcgtcacggggacgtattggTTTGggagttgttctataggtactggtttggttggccatgacctacaaaggaggttgtcctctgataggaaaaattgtgaaaagggaactggcaattctggaaggtttgtttcgtctcccgactctagggcgtaaattaccctcttccacactgggtgttctcgctgagcagtgtgtagctcaggtgaagtgaagttgtggatgacctctgagtTGGTAATCGCACCTATTGGAATATTTcgtgataaggcatctgcgaccacatttgttttcctggtgatatattttatttcctgattgtatgcttggatcgttaagaaccatcttgccagacgaccgagtaggttttttcccttaaaaagatcagtgatggccgcgtggtccgtgtacaccacaattttgtaccccatcactatgtctcgaaaatgcttcaaagCCCATACAATTGCAAGCGCCTCTaagtgggtaacagaatagttcttttccggagcggttagtactcgactggcaaacgctattacatgctttttgccggacttatctgtttgcataagagcggctcctagtccactggccgaagcgtcggtacaaagctgaaaggggtccttgaaatctggaaagacaaggaccggtgACTGTGtgagcgctttctttaaatcctcaaagctcgtttgttgagctgggagccactgaaatggtacgtctttctttaataggtgggttaggggactcgcgcgtgctgcgaagtcctttataaaaggcctgtagtaacctgcgactcccaagaaagaccgtacattgtctgtagacgttggttgagggaactcggcaatagcttttattttgtcgtccactgtgtggatgccgaattcgtccacgacatgccccaagaacttgatccgaggctttaaaaattcacatttggtgattttgagctttaatccgacctcttgaagtctgtgtaggactgcttttagtgtttccatgtgcgCATGCACGTTTTTACtcgctatgatgatgtcgtctaaatacacatagacagagttgcccagcaagtccccaaaaatactattc is drawn from Eriocheir sinensis breed Jianghai 21 unplaced genomic scaffold, ASM2467909v1 Scaffold1794, whole genome shotgun sequence and contains these coding sequences:
- the LOC126990593 gene encoding uncharacterized protein LOC126990593 codes for the protein MAEIVKIVVKQIDQVNQFLLLDQALHVLDNVIESVTTANQQVISNMVDAAHGRVPPALFPLHDLRTTIHIEYQNYSLKPLYNPDMSQYFYPLIESSLTPDAIIIHVPFQTADVFEAHETVTFPFSAKDSVLTLDTTPSLVLLAKDFALYSTGSYSLLKYCKEMVFKRFYCSASLFAFLPVRGGVCEIALTRVNASDALSLCPYKQLPPTPVFHKNFHGLHYFYFPQSFYVSVICPEGTTYQQVIGHYAIAEACYIRSTNITTYPSRIRLVFTANISHRVFPLRSFDNIHFSSISCVTNSFNSLSFANETEFAETQEETLPEYLHLTYLYPGFFVPMVLMFVSLVVVCYLLRRNSVLHDYLIVQTRRQDARKSQAR